The DNA sequence TCCGAAAACATGCCCAAGGACAACATCGAAAAAGCCATCAAGAAAGGCACCAGCGTCGGCGAGGGCGGACAGAATTACGAAGAGCACATCTATGAAGGGTACGGCCCGGGCGGCACTGCCGTGCTTGTGGAGGCCCTTACCGATAATAAGCAGAGGACAACGGCCGAGGTAAGGCACGCATTTTCACGCCTGAACGGCAATATGGCGGAAGCCGGAAGTGTATCGTGGCAGTTCCATAAGAAGGGTCTCATTACTTTCGATAAGGCGGCCGTGGACGAGGATAAACTGATGGAAATTGCCCTCGAAGCAGGGGCTGAAGATATCTCCGATGAAGGCGATGAAATGGAAGTCACCACGGAATTGGCCGATTTCGAGAACGTGAAGAAGGTTTTTGACGAGAAAGGGCTCAA is a window from the Syntrophorhabdaceae bacterium genome containing:
- a CDS encoding YebC/PmpR family DNA-binding transcriptional regulator — protein: MSGHSKWSSIKHKKGAADAKRGKIFTKLIREITTAARMGGGDPESNSRLRVAIVQAKSENMPKDNIEKAIKKGTSVGEGGQNYEEHIYEGYGPGGTAVLVEALTDNKQRTTAEVRHAFSRLNGNMAEAGSVSWQFHKKGLITFDKAAVDEDKLMEIALEAGAEDISDEGDEMEVTTELADFENVKKVFDEKGLKYISAEMTMVPQAFVKLEGKHAETMLKLMEALEDSDDVQHVYANFDISSEELDRLSQ